A single Leptolyngbya ohadii IS1 DNA region contains:
- a CDS encoding SpoIIE family protein phosphatase yields MAHSVSGKLPLMIVDDESDNLDLLERTFRRSFTVHRANSGLEALQLLEQVGEMAVIISDQRMPEMSGTDFLSRTVDRFPDTVRILLTGYSDVQDLVGAINRGKVFKYITKPWSPEELSQAVQQAGEIYQVVKQRTAELHRALRQESAINATMSAIRESLDYCSMLKAIVRTFHATFAVEVCSLYPIALQEELLSAAAAKMAPEVLDNLPGHLSIHLSGDPARIPCSFPQIFPEFVAGELSEAFFSAFIAPLPQGFSEEVGKLHCEAILDRDQKIHRLMVPLCDPRNVQEQLAIVLLLRQNPWSEEDLQLIQTVAAQVALALSQAKLYQQLQVQTEQMRSQLAIARNVQASLMRQTLPQLEQTLIQAVSIPAQEIGGDFFEVYEHPEGHVWLAVGDVSGKGVPAALLMASVISLLRRELTQDRQPNPNEVLQNLNHSLFQELVASSCLITLVLARYLPATGEFLYANAGHVYPIVWSRLHQDGLEPTYLQVRGIPLGILPLWQADFDKLTLTSGDVVLMVSDGITEAQLGAKASSSPQESTVPPLLRSTGLWEILRQRLHCATTLAQQASQPASAGNVKRSSFDLNEVLSEVRNRCPVQDDDQTLLTLEVL; encoded by the coding sequence ATGGCTCATTCTGTGTCTGGTAAGCTGCCCTTGATGATTGTGGATGATGAGTCCGATAATCTTGATTTGCTGGAACGTACTTTTCGGCGATCGTTTACGGTACATCGGGCAAATAGTGGACTGGAAGCCCTGCAACTGCTAGAGCAGGTTGGGGAAATGGCAGTCATTATCTCCGATCAGCGGATGCCAGAGATGAGCGGCACCGATTTCTTGAGTCGAACGGTCGATCGCTTCCCGGATACGGTGCGAATTCTGCTGACGGGCTATAGCGATGTGCAGGATCTAGTTGGGGCAATCAATCGCGGCAAGGTGTTCAAGTACATTACTAAGCCCTGGAGTCCGGAGGAACTGAGCCAAGCCGTACAGCAGGCAGGCGAAATCTACCAGGTGGTAAAACAAAGAACCGCTGAACTGCATCGGGCACTGCGCCAGGAATCTGCGATCAATGCCACGATGTCTGCCATCCGTGAGTCGCTGGATTACTGCTCGATGCTGAAGGCGATCGTCCGCACGTTTCATGCCACCTTCGCGGTCGAGGTTTGCTCCCTGTACCCGATCGCCCTCCAGGAAGAACTACTCTCCGCTGCTGCTGCTAAGATGGCACCAGAGGTTTTGGACAATCTACCTGGTCATCTCTCGATCCATCTGTCCGGTGATCCAGCGAGAATTCCTTGTTCGTTCCCTCAGATCTTTCCCGAATTTGTTGCAGGGGAATTGTCAGAAGCGTTCTTCAGTGCGTTCATTGCACCATTGCCGCAAGGATTTTCCGAAGAGGTGGGCAAGCTTCACTGCGAAGCCATTCTGGACAGAGATCAAAAAATTCACCGGCTGATGGTTCCCTTATGCGATCCGCGCAATGTCCAGGAACAGCTAGCAATTGTGCTGCTGCTGCGCCAAAATCCCTGGAGTGAAGAGGATCTTCAGCTCATTCAAACCGTTGCAGCCCAGGTTGCCCTTGCCCTATCGCAGGCGAAACTATATCAGCAGCTCCAGGTGCAAACGGAACAGATGCGATCGCAGCTTGCAATTGCCCGCAACGTCCAGGCTAGTTTAATGCGGCAAACCCTTCCCCAACTGGAGCAGACCCTAATTCAGGCAGTTAGCATTCCCGCGCAGGAGATTGGCGGCGATTTTTTTGAGGTGTATGAGCATCCAGAGGGTCATGTATGGCTGGCAGTGGGTGATGTATCGGGTAAGGGAGTTCCAGCAGCTCTGCTTATGGCAAGCGTTATTTCGCTGCTGCGACGAGAACTGACCCAGGATCGGCAGCCCAACCCAAATGAAGTGCTGCAAAATCTGAATCACAGTCTATTTCAGGAACTTGTTGCCAGCAGTTGTCTGATTACGCTCGTTCTAGCACGCTATTTGCCCGCAACGGGCGAGTTTCTGTACGCGAATGCAGGTCACGTTTATCCGATCGTTTGGTCGCGATTGCACCAGGACGGCTTAGAACCAACCTATCTTCAGGTGCGGGGTATTCCGCTGGGGATTCTTCCCCTCTGGCAGGCGGATTTCGATAAACTGACGCTTACCTCTGGGGATGTTGTGCTGATGGTCAGCGATGGCATCACGGAGGCACAGCTTGGTGCAAAAGCCAGCAGTTCGCCTCAGGAATCCACCGTTCCCCCGCTGCTGCGATCGACTGGGCTATGGGAAATTTTGCGTCAGCGATTGCATTGCGCTACGACACTCGCACAGCAGGCAAGCCAACCCGCCTCTGCCGGCAACGTGAAACGATCGTCGTTTGATTTGAACGAGGTGCTATCCGAAGTCCGCAATCGGTGTCCGGTGCAGGATGATGACCAAACGCTACTGACCCTGGAGGTACTTTAG
- a CDS encoding ATP-binding protein, producing the protein MRTEIQVPSDLRFLTILENWLLDSLALELEEQVDWQHQSCRLRLALVEAYSNVVRHAHRNQPELPVEVRVELDARKLHLEIWDRGQGFDLSTYLPPSPQDHREGGYGWLILNRLMDRVEYRLRVNGRNCLTLETTLPER; encoded by the coding sequence ATGAGAACCGAAATCCAAGTTCCCAGCGACTTGAGGTTTTTGACGATTCTGGAGAACTGGCTGCTGGATTCCCTGGCACTGGAACTGGAGGAACAGGTGGACTGGCAGCATCAGTCCTGTCGGCTGCGGTTGGCGCTCGTGGAGGCTTACTCGAACGTGGTGCGCCATGCCCATCGCAATCAGCCAGAATTACCCGTTGAGGTGAGGGTTGAGCTAGATGCCAGAAAACTGCATCTTGAAATTTGGGATCGCGGGCAGGGATTTGACCTTTCGACCTACCTGCCGCCCTCGCCACAGGATCATCGGGAAGGGGGATACGGCTGGCTGATTTTGAATCGGCTAATGGATCGGGTTGAGTATCGGCTGCGGGTGAATGGGAGGAACTGCCTGACTCTGGAGACAACCTTACCAGAACGATAA
- the nblB gene encoding phycobilisome degradation protein NblB: MSVTPESVQELLSSEDFGHRLSGVNQLRQLDPSIAFDLIQPVVIDRNVRVRYAAVSQLSSLGQQNPTAALEILKRALTEDPEPDVQAAAADSIGALKLTQAYEDLEQLYNRTSEWLVQFSVIAALGELGDPRSFTLLETALQSETELVRTAAIGSLGELGDDRAVQLLLPYISDPDWQTRYQVAKALSRFDSPEVRSALEQMSHDEMEAVAQEAQTYLAK; this comes from the coding sequence ATGAGCGTTACCCCTGAATCCGTTCAAGAGCTTTTAAGTTCAGAAGACTTTGGGCATCGGTTGAGCGGTGTCAATCAATTGCGTCAACTTGATCCCTCGATCGCCTTCGATCTCATTCAGCCTGTGGTGATCGATCGCAACGTGCGCGTGAGATATGCGGCGGTCAGCCAACTATCCAGCCTGGGACAGCAAAATCCAACCGCAGCCCTGGAAATCCTCAAGCGTGCCCTGACGGAAGACCCCGAACCCGATGTCCAGGCAGCCGCAGCCGATTCGATCGGCGCATTAAAACTCACGCAGGCTTACGAGGATCTGGAGCAGCTTTACAACCGCACGTCTGAATGGCTAGTGCAGTTTAGCGTCATTGCCGCTCTGGGCGAACTGGGCGATCCGCGATCGTTTACCCTGCTGGAAACCGCCCTCCAATCGGAGACGGAACTGGTCAGAACGGCAGCGATCGGCTCTCTGGGAGAACTGGGGGACGATCGGGCTGTGCAGTTGCTTCTGCCTTATATTTCCGATCCGGACTGGCAAACGCGCTATCAGGTTGCGAAGGCGCTGAGCCGTTTTGATTCGCCTGAAGTTCGATCTGCTCTGGAACAGATGTCTCACGATGAGATGGAGGCAGTCGCACAGGAAGCGCAGACATATCTGGCAAAGTAG
- a CDS encoding CBS domain-containing protein has translation MATTVADIMTHDPIVVKPETPLNEAIQILAEKRISGLPVVNENGKLVGVISETDLMWQETGVTPPAYIKILDSVIYLENPARYERELHKALGQTVGEVMTDRDIATVKPDKSLREAAQLMHERSVHRLPVLGEDGKLIGILTRGDIVRFMAAHHGMGE, from the coding sequence ATGGCTACAACCGTTGCAGACATCATGACCCATGACCCGATCGTGGTCAAGCCAGAAACCCCCCTGAACGAAGCAATTCAAATTCTGGCAGAGAAGCGAATCAGCGGTCTTCCCGTGGTCAACGAGAACGGCAAACTGGTGGGGGTGATTTCTGAGACAGACCTGATGTGGCAGGAAACAGGAGTCACGCCACCCGCCTATATCAAAATTCTGGATAGCGTAATTTATCTGGAGAATCCGGCTCGCTACGAGCGTGAGCTACACAAGGCTCTGGGGCAAACCGTTGGGGAAGTGATGACCGATCGCGACATTGCCACCGTCAAGCCCGATAAATCTCTGCGGGAAGCGGCACAGCTCATGCACGAGCGCAGCGTCCACCGTTTGCCGGTATTGGGTGAAGACGGCAAGCTGATCGGCATTCTCACACGCGGCGATATTGTACGTTTTATGGCAGCGCATCACGGTATGGGAGAATAG
- a CDS encoding M42 family metallopeptidase, translated as MQNRSFPSFDRLFDTITELVLCHSPSGAEQEINDYLLRQFEALGLEAWVDAADNVVAKIAANSSGNFEEAKRSIAITAHKDEIGGIVKSIEEDGRLHVRRLGGAFPWVYGEGVVDILGDRSTVSGILSFGSRHVSHESPQKALQEDKVLTWEAAWVETKMSAEDLSEAGVRPGTRVVIGKHRKQPFRLNDYIASYTLDNKASIAILLDLAATLKQPAMDVYLVASAKEEVGAIGAMYFTQKQHLDGLIALEICPLSSEYPIEDGTAPVLLSQDAYGIYDESLNAQLLQAADRQSIPLQIAVLSGFGSDGSIAMKFGHVPSAACLSFPTQNTHGYEIAHLGAIENCAAVLRSFCES; from the coding sequence ATGCAAAATCGTTCGTTCCCATCCTTCGATCGCCTCTTCGACACCATCACCGAACTTGTTCTCTGTCACTCTCCCAGCGGTGCAGAACAGGAAATCAACGACTATTTGCTGCGCCAGTTTGAAGCATTGGGTTTAGAAGCCTGGGTCGATGCGGCAGATAATGTAGTCGCCAAAATTGCAGCGAATTCATCTGGTAATTTCGAGGAAGCAAAACGCTCAATCGCTATTACTGCCCACAAAGATGAAATTGGCGGCATCGTGAAGTCGATCGAAGAAGACGGACGGCTGCACGTTCGCAGATTGGGCGGCGCGTTTCCCTGGGTTTATGGGGAGGGCGTAGTCGATATTTTGGGCGATCGATCGACCGTAAGCGGCATTCTTAGCTTTGGGTCACGCCATGTCTCCCATGAGTCGCCGCAGAAAGCACTCCAGGAGGATAAAGTCCTGACCTGGGAAGCCGCCTGGGTCGAAACCAAAATGTCTGCCGAAGACCTATCAGAAGCGGGAGTTCGTCCGGGAACACGAGTCGTGATTGGCAAACACCGCAAGCAGCCCTTTCGCCTGAACGACTACATCGCCAGCTATACCCTTGATAACAAAGCCTCGATCGCCATTCTCCTTGATCTCGCAGCCACGCTCAAACAGCCCGCAATGGATGTCTATCTGGTTGCCTCCGCGAAGGAAGAAGTGGGGGCGATCGGTGCCATGTACTTCACGCAGAAACAGCATCTAGATGGCTTGATTGCCCTGGAAATTTGTCCCCTGTCGTCGGAATACCCGATTGAAGACGGGACGGCTCCCGTATTGCTGTCCCAGGATGCCTACGGAATTTATGACGAATCCCTCAACGCCCAGTTGCTCCAAGCCGCCGATCGTCAAAGTATCCCTTTACAAATCGCAGTCCTGAGCGGATTTGGCAGCGATGGCTCGATCGCCATGAAATTTGGTCATGTTCCCAGTGCCGCCTGCCTCAGCTTCCCAACGCAAAATACCCACGGCTACGAAATTGCCCACCTAGGCGCGATCGAAAACTGCGCTGCGGTGCTGCGATCGTTCTGTGAATCCTGA
- a CDS encoding Tex family protein, whose translation MLNIPQLLAQELSLKPFQVESALELFAEGATIPFIARYRKERTGELNETQLRDLLDRHTYLTELEDRKAAILKSIAEQGKLTDELQQAIENTLLKTELEDLYLPYRPKRRTRATIAREKGLEPLAEWIKSLNQPQTKTADLDGEAAKYVSEEKGVKSATEALKGASDILAEEVADKANLRSYLRDFLMETGLFISQVKDDFPEGTTKFEMYRAYQSKVKTIAPHNLLALYRGETEGVLSVELAFDMEAVQSYLEEEEIHTKAAPIRQFYREMLKDAFDRLMKTSLIGEVRSEKKLEADVESIKTFEANLRELLLSAPAGMKPTLAIDPGFRTGCKVSVLDQTGKFLEYQTIFPHQAAGQRLQAGEALKKLIEKYQIELIAIGNGTAGRETDEFVADVLQTLERKPIKVMVNESGASIYSASPVAIEEFPDQDITVRGAISIGRRLQDPLAELVKIDPKSIGVGQYQHDVDQKLLKKKLDETVESCVNYVGVDLNTASKQLLSYVSGISAAVANNIVAYRNENGAFRDRKQLLKVAKLGPKAFEQAAGFLRIRDGKNPLDNTAVHPESYAVVERIAADMGVPLDRITEVSDQIKKTDLKKYVTDKIGEPTLRDILAELEKPGRDPRAEFKYATFKEGIKEISDLRVGMELEGIVTNVANFGAFVDIGVHQDGLVHVSQLADRFVSDPKQIVKVGQVVKVRVLEVNESLKRISLSMKSGEAGEAPRGGQGRSQNSGAAKPQAKPQSKPQNKSQAGQRNSSEPKADKPPNLDDLKAKFNRKA comes from the coding sequence ATGCTGAATATTCCTCAACTGCTGGCGCAAGAACTGTCTCTCAAGCCGTTTCAGGTGGAAAGTGCCCTGGAACTGTTTGCGGAGGGGGCTACGATTCCGTTTATTGCGCGTTATCGGAAGGAGCGCACGGGAGAACTTAACGAAACCCAGTTGCGGGATCTGCTCGATCGCCATACCTACCTGACGGAACTGGAAGACCGCAAAGCCGCCATCCTCAAGTCGATCGCCGAACAGGGCAAACTGACGGACGAACTCCAGCAGGCGATCGAAAATACGCTGCTTAAAACGGAACTGGAAGACCTGTATCTTCCCTACCGTCCGAAGCGACGCACCAGAGCTACGATCGCCCGTGAGAAGGGATTGGAGCCTTTGGCGGAGTGGATTAAGTCACTGAATCAGCCCCAGACCAAAACGGCAGATCTGGACGGGGAGGCGGCAAAGTATGTGTCCGAGGAAAAGGGCGTGAAGTCGGCGACAGAGGCTCTGAAGGGCGCGTCGGATATCCTGGCGGAAGAAGTGGCAGACAAGGCAAATCTGCGATCGTATCTGCGGGACTTCCTGATGGAGACGGGGCTGTTTATCTCCCAGGTCAAGGACGACTTTCCCGAAGGCACAACCAAGTTTGAGATGTATCGCGCCTACCAGTCGAAGGTGAAGACGATCGCGCCTCACAACCTGCTGGCACTGTACCGGGGCGAAACGGAGGGCGTGTTAAGCGTGGAGCTTGCCTTCGATATGGAGGCGGTTCAGAGCTATCTGGAAGAAGAGGAGATTCACACGAAAGCAGCCCCAATTCGGCAGTTCTACCGGGAGATGCTGAAGGATGCCTTCGATCGTCTGATGAAGACCTCGCTGATTGGCGAAGTGCGATCGGAGAAGAAGCTGGAAGCGGATGTTGAGTCAATTAAAACCTTCGAGGCGAATCTGCGGGAACTCCTGCTGTCTGCTCCGGCAGGAATGAAGCCCACACTGGCGATCGATCCGGGATTCCGCACAGGTTGTAAGGTGTCGGTGCTGGATCAGACCGGAAAGTTTCTGGAGTATCAGACGATTTTTCCGCATCAGGCAGCAGGGCAGCGGCTTCAGGCAGGCGAGGCTCTCAAGAAGCTGATTGAGAAGTATCAGATTGAACTGATTGCGATCGGTAACGGCACTGCGGGACGGGAAACGGATGAATTTGTGGCGGACGTGCTGCAAACGTTAGAACGCAAGCCGATTAAGGTGATGGTGAACGAGTCGGGTGCGTCGATCTATTCTGCAAGTCCGGTGGCGATCGAGGAATTCCCTGACCAGGATATTACGGTGCGCGGCGCGATCAGCATTGGACGACGGCTGCAAGACCCGCTGGCAGAACTGGTGAAAATTGACCCGAAATCGATCGGCGTGGGGCAGTATCAGCATGACGTGGATCAAAAGCTGCTGAAAAAGAAACTGGATGAAACGGTGGAAAGCTGCGTGAACTATGTCGGAGTCGATTTGAATACGGCTTCCAAACAGCTTCTAAGCTACGTTTCGGGCATTTCTGCTGCGGTGGCAAACAATATCGTCGCCTATCGCAATGAGAATGGGGCATTTCGCGATCGCAAGCAGCTTCTGAAAGTCGCCAAGCTGGGACCCAAAGCATTCGAGCAGGCGGCGGGCTTTCTGCGGATTCGGGACGGCAAAAATCCCCTGGACAATACGGCAGTTCACCCGGAAAGCTATGCGGTAGTGGAACGAATTGCGGCAGATATGGGGGTTCCGCTCGATCGGATTACGGAAGTTTCTGATCAGATCAAGAAGACCGACCTGAAGAAATACGTGACGGACAAGATCGGGGAACCGACGCTGCGGGACATTCTGGCGGAACTGGAAAAGCCGGGACGCGACCCCCGTGCCGAGTTTAAGTACGCCACCTTCAAGGAAGGCATCAAGGAAATCAGCGATTTGCGGGTGGGCATGGAGCTAGAGGGCATTGTCACGAACGTTGCCAACTTTGGCGCATTTGTCGATATCGGCGTGCATCAGGATGGGCTGGTTCACGTCTCGCAGTTAGCCGATCGCTTTGTCAGTGACCCCAAACAAATCGTGAAAGTCGGGCAGGTCGTAAAGGTGCGCGTCCTGGAGGTGAATGAATCCCTGAAGCGCATCAGCCTTTCGATGAAGTCAGGCGAAGCGGGTGAAGCTCCCCGTGGCGGACAGGGACGATCGCAGAATTCGGGGGCGGCAAAACCGCAGGCAAAACCGCAATCCAAGCCGCAGAACAAATCGCAGGCAGGACAGCGGAATTCTTCAGAACCGAAGGCAGACAAACCCCCTAACCTGGACGATCTGAAGGCGAAGTTTAACCGCAAGGCGTGA
- a CDS encoding Uma2 family endonuclease, whose translation MDALILHLPPTLRLSHEQYEQLAVANPNLRIEMTASGEIIAMPPTGGTSGQRNADLTFQLQLWSRQNPIGVVFDSSTEFKLPNGAYRSPDASWISRDRWNALTPEEQETFPPICPDLVVALRSKTDRLKTLQEKMLEYQENGCRLGWLINPQDREVEVYRVGQEKEVLREVRSVSGEDVLPGFELDLQVIFG comes from the coding sequence ATGGATGCCCTGATCCTCCACCTGCCGCCCACGCTGCGCCTGAGTCATGAGCAATACGAACAGCTTGCCGTCGCCAATCCCAATTTACGCATCGAAATGACTGCCAGCGGAGAAATTATCGCCATGCCACCCACAGGGGGTACTTCCGGACAGCGCAACGCAGACCTCACCTTTCAGCTACAGCTCTGGAGCCGTCAGAATCCGATTGGTGTAGTATTCGACTCCTCTACAGAATTCAAACTGCCTAATGGCGCGTATCGCTCCCCCGATGCCTCCTGGATTTCACGCGATCGCTGGAATGCCCTCACCCCCGAAGAGCAGGAAACCTTTCCGCCGATTTGCCCTGATTTGGTGGTCGCATTGCGTTCTAAAACGGATCGACTCAAGACCTTGCAGGAAAAGATGCTGGAATACCAGGAAAACGGCTGTCGCCTGGGCTGGCTGATTAATCCGCAGGATCGGGAAGTGGAGGTTTATCGGGTGGGTCAGGAAAAGGAGGTTTTGCGAGAGGTGCGATCGGTTTCCGGTGAGGATGTGCTGCCGGGATTTGAGCTTGATTTGCAGGTGATTTTTGGGTAA
- a CDS encoding UPF0175 family protein — translation MQITLNLPDSLSQTDTFNQSDWLREIAIALFQQERVSLSRASKIAGMEAMDFQKLLSDRGICVHYDVEDFEQDVQHLRDRGWL, via the coding sequence ATGCAAATTACCCTGAATCTGCCTGATAGCCTCAGCCAAACCGATACTTTCAACCAGAGCGACTGGCTCCGGGAGATTGCCATTGCCCTCTTTCAGCAAGAGCGGGTTTCTCTCAGCCGAGCCAGCAAAATTGCCGGGATGGAAGCTATGGATTTTCAAAAACTGCTGTCCGATCGCGGCATCTGCGTTCACTACGATGTGGAGGACTTTGAGCAGGATGTTCAACATCTGCGTGATAGAGGCTGGCTGTGA
- a CDS encoding DUF3368 domain-containing protein codes for MIIVSDTSALSNLAIVDHLWLLKAIYQTVIIPDAVTSELAAASKPKISAILQLDWVQTQPLTNSQLADQLQQERGLDAGEANAIALALELQADDLLIDERLGRREAIRLGLPIIGVLGILLVAKQKSLIPQVQPVMDALIDQAGFRISPQLYQRVLAPAQEP; via the coding sequence GTGATCATTGTCAGCGATACCTCTGCCCTTTCCAATCTTGCGATCGTGGATCACCTCTGGTTGCTGAAAGCGATCTACCAAACTGTGATTATTCCTGACGCTGTTACCAGTGAACTCGCCGCCGCAAGCAAACCCAAAATTTCAGCGATTCTTCAACTAGATTGGGTTCAAACCCAACCCCTCACCAACTCCCAACTTGCCGACCAATTGCAACAGGAACGCGGACTCGATGCTGGAGAGGCAAATGCGATCGCGTTGGCACTTGAGCTACAAGCCGATGATTTGCTGATTGATGAACGATTGGGACGACGAGAGGCTATTCGGCTCGGTTTGCCTATTATCGGTGTATTGGGGATTCTGCTGGTTGCCAAACAAAAAAGCCTCATCCCTCAAGTTCAACCTGTCATGGATGCCTTAATTGACCAAGCTGGCTTTCGGATTAGCCCTCAGCTATATCAGCGTGTTTTAGCCCCCGCTCAAGAACCTTAG